In Synechococcus sp. C9, one genomic interval encodes:
- a CDS encoding phycobiliprotein lyase: MEFNHLSQLIAHHWGTWVCQRTRFYLDGRPADHGKAHVQVADLPPDTAFPPPLGMILSWSENNQPAGRTTLTFDPDSQQFWHDSGDRPSQVGHYTWSPAGILELTLTLPTGQQVQERLWFASANLRLRTVLVRGTGGLESVAFYSDIRRVSS; the protein is encoded by the coding sequence ATGGAATTCAATCACCTTAGCCAACTGATCGCTCACCACTGGGGAACCTGGGTCTGCCAGCGCACCCGATTTTATCTGGATGGCCGACCCGCTGACCACGGCAAAGCCCACGTGCAGGTTGCGGATTTGCCCCCGGATACTGCATTCCCCCCGCCCCTGGGCATGATTCTGTCCTGGAGCGAGAACAACCAGCCCGCTGGCCGCACTACCTTGACCTTTGACCCGGATTCGCAACAATTTTGGCATGATTCTGGGGACAGACCATCCCAAGTGGGGCACTACACTTGGTCACCGGCGGGGATTTTGGAACTGACCCTAACCCTACCCACAGGTCAGCAGGTGCAAGAACGGCTGTGGTTCGCCAGTGCAAATTTACGCCTACGGACAGTGCTGGTGCGGGGAACGGGGGGATTAGAGTCAGTGGCTTTTTACTCGGATATTCGCCGGGTTTCCTCCTAA
- a CDS encoding MoxR family ATPase — protein sequence MATGFCSGSPKCPMSDHPIAKLTANIASVFLGKPQVVERVVIAVIAGGHILIEDVPGVGKTTLTQAIARSIGGKFQRIQFTSDLLPADILGVTIFDRNQATFEFRPGPIFANVILADEINRTSPRTQSALLEAMAEQRVSLDDQTYALPQPFIVLATQNPIEYHGTYPLPESQLDRFLMRLSIGYPDRDIEKKLLMNRQKNEPVEQLQTVLSLQELLTLQAQVDQITLDESLVDYILQVVTATRTAKMLRAGVSTRGALALVRAAKARALVQGRAYCVPDDVVDLLVPVLAHRLSLGNGGQDIQTHRQESEAILRDLVADIPLPV from the coding sequence ATGGCAACAGGTTTTTGCTCCGGTTCCCCCAAGTGCCCCATGAGTGACCATCCCATTGCCAAATTAACCGCCAATATTGCCTCCGTATTTCTTGGCAAACCCCAGGTGGTGGAACGGGTGGTCATCGCAGTCATCGCCGGGGGGCATATTTTGATTGAGGACGTGCCGGGGGTGGGCAAAACCACGTTAACGCAAGCGATTGCCCGCAGTATTGGCGGTAAATTTCAGCGGATTCAATTCACCAGTGATTTATTGCCCGCCGATATTTTGGGGGTGACGATTTTTGACCGCAATCAAGCCACGTTTGAATTTCGCCCTGGACCAATTTTTGCCAACGTGATCCTGGCGGATGAAATTAATCGCACCTCCCCCCGTACCCAGAGTGCCTTATTGGAAGCGATGGCGGAACAACGGGTCTCTTTGGATGACCAAACCTATGCCCTACCCCAACCCTTTATCGTGTTGGCGACCCAAAATCCGATTGAATATCACGGTACTTATCCTTTGCCCGAAAGCCAATTGGATCGGTTTTTGATGCGTTTATCCATTGGCTATCCTGACCGGGATATTGAGAAAAAACTATTGATGAATCGGCAAAAAAATGAACCGGTGGAGCAATTGCAAACGGTGCTTTCTTTGCAGGAATTGTTAACCCTCCAAGCCCAGGTGGATCAGATTACTTTGGATGAATCTTTGGTGGATTATATTTTGCAGGTGGTGACAGCAACTCGGACGGCGAAAATGCTCCGGGCGGGGGTGTCCACTCGGGGAGCGTTGGCGTTGGTGCGGGCGGCGAAGGCACGGGCGTTGGTGCAGGGGCGGGCGTACTGCGTACCGGATGATGTGGTGGACTTGCTTGTCCCGGTGTTGGCGCACCGGCTTTCCCTGGGGAATGGGGGGCAGGACATCCAAACCCACCGCCAGGAGTCCGAGGCGATTCTCCGGGACCTGGTCGCCGATATTCCCTTGCCTGTCTAG
- a CDS encoding YbjQ family protein produces the protein MLLSTTDTLDGHPIQAYLGIVTAEVVYGSNALRDFFAGIRDIIGGRTGSYERVFQQSQNEAMKELEQRAKKLGANGVVGIRISTGSIEIGDGGVLLLVTATGTAVKI, from the coding sequence ATGTTATTGAGTACCACCGATACCTTGGATGGGCACCCGATTCAAGCCTATTTGGGCATTGTTACCGCCGAGGTGGTCTATGGAAGCAACGCCCTGCGGGATTTTTTTGCGGGGATTCGGGATATTATTGGCGGGCGCACTGGCAGTTACGAACGGGTATTTCAGCAAAGTCAAAACGAAGCGATGAAGGAACTTGAGCAACGGGCGAAAAAATTGGGAGCCAACGGGGTGGTGGGGATTCGTATTAGCACCGGTTCCATTGAAATCGGGGACGGTGGGGTTTTGCTCCTGGTGACGGCGACGGGAACAGCGGTGAAAATTTAG